The Aethina tumida isolate Nest 87 chromosome 6, icAetTumi1.1, whole genome shotgun sequence genome has a segment encoding these proteins:
- the LOC109597832 gene encoding uncharacterized protein LOC109597832: MEIQVENLYLQTDIGELYEIEDPSVSLVTLYEDPGPETPVKPKRKPSCSREKRKLARQSGKEYINTRNMLVKAKKFKYKICDKCPFKCTSRITYEAAKCIHDEFWKLSDTLKNKFYERTTQKEFKKRERKRIPSNENSRRTYSFLYFFHVGSDRVRVCRDFYVKTLNISPRRVAHYHEKVFEGVAMPHVDGRGKKTKIKIPEETRQLIRQHINSFPSEELLECKLLVKSPTALNTTKMYELYVKQCIQNNLPPAKLWLYRKIFRDEMVLREHPERPLPEEMEVSIYEDPNCALEDHNYLYDFDHQFLDVQIEEDSSQTVQCPKPFEYKQCKNCTFNCLRRISYDTAKQIHEEFWRMSNYDKNNFYDNTTERTDNKYRPNKRGKQEKYTFLFFFYINNHRMQVCREFYLNTLCISFARVVYFYKIKLERMNKSLQEEL, translated from the coding sequence ATGGAAATACAAGTGGAAAACCTCTATTTACAAACGGACATAGGTGAACTGTACGAAATCGAAGATCCGTCCGTCAGTCTCGTGACTCTGTACGAGGATCCGGGTCCGGAAACTCCGGTCAAACCGAAAAGGAAACCGTCATGCTCGCGCGAGAAGAGAAAACTGGCCCGTCAGTCGGGCAAGGAGTACATAAACACGCGCAACATGCTGGTGAAGgcgaaaaaattcaaatacaaaatatgcgATAAGTGCCCGTTCAAGTGCACGTCGCGCATCACCTACGAGGCGGCCAAGTGCATACACGACGAGTTCTGGAAGCTGTCCGACACGCTGAAGAACAAGTTCTATGAACGGACGACGCAGAAGGAGTTCAAGAAGAGGGAACGTAAACGCATACCGTCCAACGAGAATTCGAGACGCACCTACAGTTTCTTGTACTTCTTCCACGTCGGTAGCGACAGGGTGAGGGTATGCAGGGATTTCTACGTCAAAACGCTGAACATCAGCCCGAGACGTGTGGCCCATTATCACGAAAAGGTGTTCGAGGGTGTGGCGATGCCGCACGTCGACGGACGGGGCAAGAAAACCAAGATCAAAATACCGGAGGAAACGCGACAACTGATCAGGCAACACATCAACTCGTTCCCCAGCGAGGAACTGCTGGAGTGCAAGCTGTTGGTGAAGTCACCGACCGCGTTGAACACCACCAAAATGTATGAATTGTACGTCAAACAGTGCATCCAAAACAACTTGCCGCCGGCAAAACTGTGGCTTTACCGGAAGATATTCCGGGACGAGATGGTGTTGCGTGAACACCCCGAACGGCCTCTGCCGGAAGAAATGGAAGTTTCCATCTACGAGGACCCAAATTGTGCCCTAGAAGACCACAACTATTTGTACGACTTCGACCACCAGTTCTTGGACGTTCAGATAGAGGAGGATTCAAGCCAAACAGTCCAATGTCCCAAGCCGTTCGAGTACAAGCAATGCAAGAACTGCACCTTCAATTGTCTGAGGAGGATCAGCTACGACACGGCGAAGCAAATACACGAGGAGTTTTGGCGCATGAGCAACTACGACAAGAACAACTTCTACGACAATACCACGGAGAGAACCGACAACAAGTACAGGCCGAACAAACGGGGCAAGCAGGAAAAGTACACGTTCctgttctttttttatattaacaatcaTAGGATGCAGGTTTGCAgagagttttatttaaatactctctgtatcAGCTTTGCCAGGGTCGTTTACTTTTACAAGATCAAATTGGAAAGGATGAACAAGAGTTTGCAGGAAGAACTGTAA